The Quercus robur chromosome 7, dhQueRobu3.1, whole genome shotgun sequence genome has a segment encoding these proteins:
- the LOC126691677 gene encoding zinc finger protein ZAT11-like — MAMKRMREDGGMESLDMANCLMLLSHSLETQLKKTSRVDVFECKTCNRQFPSFQALGGHRASHKRPKLTGEELKERAKTQNQENKPKMHECSICGLEFAMGQALGGHMRRHRAMMDGSFSSAAIEKKVPVLKRSNSTRVMCLDLNLTPLENDLKLLFGKKAPQIDFTLMI; from the coding sequence ATGGCAATGAAGAGAATGAGAGAAGATGGTGGGATGGAGAGCTTAGACATGGCAAATTGTCTAATGTTGCTCTCTCATAGCTTAGAGACCCAGCTCAAGAAAACCTCACGGGTTGATGTGTTTGAGTGCAAGACTTGTAATCGCCAATTCCCATCATTTCAAGCTCTTGGTGGCCACAGAGCTAGCCACAAGAGACCAAAATTAACGGGGGAAGAACTGAAAGAGCGTGCAAAAACTCAGAACCAGGAAAATAAGCCTAAGATGCATGAGTGCTCAATATGTGGGCTTGAGTTTGCTATGGGGCAGGCTTTGGGTGGTCACATGAGGAGGCATAGAGCAATGATGGATGGTTCATTTTCTTCCGCTGCCATAGAAAAGAAAGTGCCGGTGCTGAAAAGATCAAATAGTACGAGGGTTATGTGCTTGGACTTGAACTTGACACCTTTGGAGAATGATTTGAAGTTACTATTTGGGAAGAAGGCTCCTCAAATTGACTTCactttgatgatttga